A genomic region of Bdellovibrionota bacterium contains the following coding sequences:
- a CDS encoding protease: MKHILLIAAVLLMGFQAEAISLRYKFKVFSSGPSIYPCNAGIIAQQTNQRVCYFENTQNVCNPDTCSTAKGNCESRCVCSGGNGGDYLMNYGVAEYKDWKDHHELNSVTGQGKAKFAVNSSKPYAFEDNVSWNKVLTNLHFDLGSELYSAKYYVDICYRGSQIEYFEDQIPANWSIFTQAAGVNFLSNSVNGGENNRDGLTIPEDFIKYIERAGVQVQTYVSCDFQGTGSYVHARNANGQYNTADNEAGFSVASNGNPNGATEGSGSFLSSSASSLPASGVTTIDQWLVNNSSKAPRFCKVRYVFTETNYKAAKPNFRSWTRHGAEMCTYTSIEEGQNQGSTNWTQWTN, encoded by the coding sequence ATGAAGCACATTCTATTAATAGCAGCGGTTCTGCTCATGGGATTCCAAGCTGAAGCAATTTCTTTGAGATACAAATTCAAAGTTTTCTCTTCTGGCCCAAGTATCTATCCATGTAACGCAGGGATCATTGCCCAACAAACAAACCAAAGAGTTTGTTATTTCGAAAACACACAAAACGTGTGTAACCCAGACACTTGTTCTACAGCAAAAGGCAACTGTGAATCACGTTGCGTTTGTTCTGGCGGAAACGGTGGCGACTATCTTATGAACTACGGTGTTGCCGAGTACAAAGACTGGAAAGATCACCACGAATTGAACTCTGTAACTGGTCAAGGGAAAGCAAAATTTGCCGTGAACAGCAGCAAACCTTATGCTTTTGAAGACAATGTTTCATGGAACAAAGTTCTAACAAACTTGCACTTCGATCTAGGTTCTGAATTGTATAGCGCTAAATACTACGTTGATATCTGTTACCGCGGATCTCAAATTGAGTATTTCGAAGATCAAATTCCAGCAAACTGGTCTATCTTCACGCAAGCAGCAGGTGTTAACTTCCTTTCAAACAGTGTTAATGGTGGCGAAAACAATCGTGACGGTTTGACAATTCCAGAAGATTTCATCAAGTACATCGAAAGAGCAGGCGTTCAAGTTCAAACTTACGTTTCTTGTGATTTCCAAGGTACTGGTAGCTACGTTCACGCAAGAAATGCAAATGGCCAATACAATACAGCAGACAACGAAGCTGGATTCTCTGTTGCAAGTAACGGAAATCCAAACGGTGCAACTGAAGGTTCAGGTTCATTCCTTTCTTCTTCAGCGTCATCACTTCCCGCTTCTGGTGTAACAACAATCGATCAATGGTTAGTGAATAACTCATCTAAAGCCCCAAGATTCTGTAAAGTTCGTTATGTATTTACAGAAACAAACTACAAAGCTGCGAAGCCAAACTTCAGAAGCTGGACAAGACATGGTGCTGAAATGTGTACATACACTTCTATTGAAGAAGGTCAAAACCAAGGTTCAACAAACTGGACTCAATGGACTAACTAA